From the Anopheles coustani chromosome X, idAnoCousDA_361_x.2, whole genome shotgun sequence genome, one window contains:
- the LOC131268953 gene encoding large ribosomal subunit protein mL38 isoform X1, protein MAHLIQRTCEYLLLKPNVFQKFDIRCGHRLRGRAPGIAKTLRERLEEESAVDPDISKPVNIGFPALKPSRSTQLSERLEQLKAQRSNPELERQSRERKLNVNLDQVREDWLKTSGPFHIKRIAEHYGVFKHLFGSAYFVPRVELKIEYTLKDTIHPVRYGNILKPSETQNAPSVQFDGRFNLSSDGKTQAKEQFWCLLMTNPDMNVEGSEKEHCHWFVGNIPNGDVSKGDLVMPYLQPFPPKGTGYHRHIFVLYKQESRMDFSQYQQTETYFLPGRSFRTLDFYRQHQDSITPAGLALFQSDWDTSLPAFYQEKLQMQHPVYEYDFPAPYIRDQEWFPQRKPFNLYMDKYRDPAQIRKEYLVRKLAKTHPFEGPEKPLRFPNAHSVGKEVPSWLRTEIKKSRLGWGRINDI, encoded by the exons ATGGCTCATCTTATTCAACGAACATGTGAATATTTGCTACTCAAaccaaatgttttccaaaagtTCGACATACGTTGTGGTCATCGGCTACGAGGCCGTGCACCGGGGATCGCTAAAACACTGAGAGAGCGGCTTGAAG AAGAAAGTGCAGTCGATCCCGACATCAGTAAACCAGTTAATATAGGGTTCCCTGCGCTTAAACCTTCCCGGTCCACTCAGTTATCCGAGCGACTTGAACAACTGAAAGCCCAACGTAGCAATCCAGAACTGGAACGTCAATCAAGGGAAAGAAAGT TAAATGTAAATTTGGACCAGGTTCGAGAGGATTGGTTGAAAACGAGCGGACCATTTCACATCAAACGTATAGCTGAGCACTATGGAGTGTTTAAGCATCTTTTTGGCTCGGCTTACTTTGTGCCCAGGGTAGAGCTGAAGATTGAATATACATTGAAGGACACCATTCACCCAGTGCGCTATGGTAATATTCTAAAGCCAAGTGAAACACAGAACGCCCCGAGCGTGCAGTTCGACGGACGGTTTAACCTTTCCAGCGATGGTAAAACTCAAGCTAAAGAGCAGTTCTGGTGTCTGCTTATGACAAACCCTGATATGAATGTTGAGGGTAGTGAAAAAGAGCACTGCCATTGGTTTGT AGGGAACATCCCGAATGGAGACGTCAGCAAAGGTGATTTAGTGATGCCTTATTTGCAACCATTCCCACCAAAGGGGACCGGCTACCACCGTCACATATTCGTGCTGTACAAACAGGAATCTAGAATGGATTTTTCACAGTATCAACAGACGGAAACATACTTCCTGCCTGGGCGCTCCTTCCGAACATTGGACTTCTATCGTCAGCATCAAGACAGCATAACGCCCGCCGGCTTGGCCCTCTTCCAGTCCGACTGGGACACCAGCTTACCCGCGTTTTACCAGGAAAAGTTACAGATGCAGCACCCGGTATACGAATACGATTTTCCCGCTCCCTACATCCGCGACCAAGAATGGTTCCCTCAGCGCAAGCCCTTCAATTTGTACATGGACAAATATCGGGACCCGGCACAGATCCGTAAAGAGTACCTGGTGCGTAAGCTCGCCAAGACGCACCCGTTCGAGGGACCAGAGAAACCGCTGCGATTCCCGAACGCCCATTCGGTGGGCAAGGAAGTGCCGTCCTGGTTGCGTACGGAGATCAAAAAGAGTCGTCTTGGCTGGGGAAGAATAAACGATATATAA
- the LOC131268953 gene encoding large ribosomal subunit protein mL38 isoform X2 — translation MAHLIQRTCEYLLLKPNVFQKFDIRCGHRLRGRAPGIAKTLRERLEESAVDPDISKPVNIGFPALKPSRSTQLSERLEQLKAQRSNPELERQSRERKLNVNLDQVREDWLKTSGPFHIKRIAEHYGVFKHLFGSAYFVPRVELKIEYTLKDTIHPVRYGNILKPSETQNAPSVQFDGRFNLSSDGKTQAKEQFWCLLMTNPDMNVEGSEKEHCHWFVGNIPNGDVSKGDLVMPYLQPFPPKGTGYHRHIFVLYKQESRMDFSQYQQTETYFLPGRSFRTLDFYRQHQDSITPAGLALFQSDWDTSLPAFYQEKLQMQHPVYEYDFPAPYIRDQEWFPQRKPFNLYMDKYRDPAQIRKEYLVRKLAKTHPFEGPEKPLRFPNAHSVGKEVPSWLRTEIKKSRLGWGRINDI, via the exons ATGGCTCATCTTATTCAACGAACATGTGAATATTTGCTACTCAAaccaaatgttttccaaaagtTCGACATACGTTGTGGTCATCGGCTACGAGGCCGTGCACCGGGGATCGCTAAAACACTGAGAGAGCGGCTTGAAG AAAGTGCAGTCGATCCCGACATCAGTAAACCAGTTAATATAGGGTTCCCTGCGCTTAAACCTTCCCGGTCCACTCAGTTATCCGAGCGACTTGAACAACTGAAAGCCCAACGTAGCAATCCAGAACTGGAACGTCAATCAAGGGAAAGAAAGT TAAATGTAAATTTGGACCAGGTTCGAGAGGATTGGTTGAAAACGAGCGGACCATTTCACATCAAACGTATAGCTGAGCACTATGGAGTGTTTAAGCATCTTTTTGGCTCGGCTTACTTTGTGCCCAGGGTAGAGCTGAAGATTGAATATACATTGAAGGACACCATTCACCCAGTGCGCTATGGTAATATTCTAAAGCCAAGTGAAACACAGAACGCCCCGAGCGTGCAGTTCGACGGACGGTTTAACCTTTCCAGCGATGGTAAAACTCAAGCTAAAGAGCAGTTCTGGTGTCTGCTTATGACAAACCCTGATATGAATGTTGAGGGTAGTGAAAAAGAGCACTGCCATTGGTTTGT AGGGAACATCCCGAATGGAGACGTCAGCAAAGGTGATTTAGTGATGCCTTATTTGCAACCATTCCCACCAAAGGGGACCGGCTACCACCGTCACATATTCGTGCTGTACAAACAGGAATCTAGAATGGATTTTTCACAGTATCAACAGACGGAAACATACTTCCTGCCTGGGCGCTCCTTCCGAACATTGGACTTCTATCGTCAGCATCAAGACAGCATAACGCCCGCCGGCTTGGCCCTCTTCCAGTCCGACTGGGACACCAGCTTACCCGCGTTTTACCAGGAAAAGTTACAGATGCAGCACCCGGTATACGAATACGATTTTCCCGCTCCCTACATCCGCGACCAAGAATGGTTCCCTCAGCGCAAGCCCTTCAATTTGTACATGGACAAATATCGGGACCCGGCACAGATCCGTAAAGAGTACCTGGTGCGTAAGCTCGCCAAGACGCACCCGTTCGAGGGACCAGAGAAACCGCTGCGATTCCCGAACGCCCATTCGGTGGGCAAGGAAGTGCCGTCCTGGTTGCGTACGGAGATCAAAAAGAGTCGTCTTGGCTGGGGAAGAATAAACGATATATAA